The genome window GGAAAGCGATTCCGGCGTCGACGAGAATCCACCGGCCGTCGTGGCCGTAGAGCGTCCAGTTCATGCCGATCCGGCCAAGCCCACCCACCGGAACGACCACGATTTCGCTCGCGCGAGGCCGGGGGAGTCGGGACAGAATTCGGGTTTTGAGTTGAAGTGGCGAGGCATTGCCTCGGTTGATATCAGGAGAGCTCTTTCGGCCGTTCCTGGGCGCGCGTAGCGTCGGCCCGCGCAATCTGTGTGAATCCATTGCCCGGCAATATAGTCGGTCGGCGCACGAGATGCAAGAATCGCCCGAGGAAAGGCGCGGACAATTCCCGAGGCGGCGGAGTCTTGGCAGAATTGTTGAACAGTTCCGGAGATGCCGCAAAAAACCGCGGGACCGCCCGGAATGACGACGCAGCAGAGATTTTCGCCGATTTAACGCACCCCATAGGCAGATCTTTTGAGAAGAATCGGATATTGAGTACGGATATTTTTTGACGATGTCGGAAATATTTCGGCGACATCGTTGCCGCGTGAATGACCGCACGGCCGGAAGGCCGGAGGCGTGCCACCGAAGCGCTGAAATGGGCGCGGCTCGGATTAAGTGGACTGCAGGCGGAGCGCCTCGGCTCCGCGCCGAGGAGCGCGCGACAGTCTTTCCGTCTCGCAATTTCAACTCTCGACCGAGCCGAAGCGAATTCCCCAACCGACGAGCTTTCCCTTGGCACTGGGCGGTGTTTCCCGGCGCCCTCCCCTCGTCGACGGATTTCGCCGATCCGAAGCCGCCGCGCCCCCAGGGGGCTTCGTTCCAACCATCGTTTTCGCAAGGGCGGCGTGGCGGATGCGGCACGGACGCGCTCGTGGGTGGTGTCCGCCTTCTTTTGCGGTGTTTTGGCGGTCACCGCGATCTACCTTCGTCGCCTGCCGGGTGATCCTTGGCCCGAGGCGCGATGTCGCGGTCGAGGTGAGGCAGGTCTACGGAAGGATGCGCAGCGCGCACCCTCCATTCGACGAATTCCTGCAGCGGGCGCTCATCGCCTCCTCGAGTTCAGGCTTCGTCCGCCCGCCACGGAATCAGGGCGGCACGCTGCGCGAGATCGTCGGTCACCTTCGCGATGAAGGAGGCTTCATAGCCCCCCCGCTGTTTCAGCAGAGGATCGGCAGTGCCGCTCGCCAGCAGGCTCTGGTTGATCACCCAGGCGAACGGCGCGATCTCGGCCCGCGCGAGGTCGCCCTGGAGCCGTTCGGCCTCATGCACCGGCGTACTTTCCGGCAGGGTGACGATGATCGCGCGGGTGAACTCGGGGTCGCGCAGCCGCGGCAGCAGATTGCGGACCGCCTCCGGCATGTCGGCCTGGGTCCGCAGCACCTCGCGGTGATAGGATTCGGCGGCATCGAGCAGCAGAATGGTGTGCCCGGTGGGCGCGGTGTCGACCACCACGAAGCGGTCCTTGCCCTGGTCGACGGTGCGGGCGAAGGCGCGGAACACCGCGATCTCCTCGGTGCAGGGCGACCGCAAATCCTCTTCCAGCATGGCGCGACCCGCCGCGTCGAGACCGCTGCCCGCCTTCCGGAGCACCTCCTCGCGATACAACCCGACCTCGCGTTCCGGATCCACCCGGGTAATCTCCAGGCCCGGTACGGGTTCGCTCACGGAATAGGCGACGTGCGCCGCCGGATCGGTGGTGGTGAGGGTCGCCTTGTAGCCGCGCCGGGCCAGTTCGACCGCGATCTTCGCGGCGATCGTGGTCTTGCCGACGCCGCCCTTGCCCATCGTCATCACCACGCCGCGCCCGGCGTTGGCGATCTCGTCGATCAGAGCGTCGAGGCTCCCGGTCGGCAGCGGCGACGGCAATGGCGCAGGACCCTCGGCGGCACCGATGACGCCGCAGGCCACGGCGCGCAGACCGTCCAGCCCCACCGTGCCCTGCGGGATCAGAGGCGTCTCGGTACGGGGCAATCCTGCGAGACCGGCGGGCATTTCGGCCAGCGCATGGGCGGCGCGCCGGGTCATCGCATCGGCGATCGCGTCGCCTGGCCGGGCCGCGGCGAAAACGCCGTTGACCGCGAGATGAAGATTGCGGACGCCGAGGTCGGCCAGTTCGCCACGGGTGCGTTCGGCCTCCCGCAGCGCCGGGCGATCGGGCCGGGCCACCAGCACCACGGTGGTCATCGCCGGATCGGCGAGATGCGCGACGGTGGCGGCGTAGAGCGCGCGCTGGGCATCGAGCCCGGCGAGCGGCCCGAGACACGATGCGCCGCCGGTCGAGGAGGCGATGAAGCCGCTCCACGCGGAGGGCAGGGTCAGCAGCCGCAGCGTATGGCCGGTGGGAGCGGTATCGAAGATCACATGATCGAAGCCCTCGGTCGCCTGGGGCGCGCCGAGAAGCTTGGCGAACTCGTCGAAAGCGGCGATCTCGACGGTACAGGCTCCCGAAAACTGCTCCTCCATACTGGCGATCGCCGCAGACGGCAGGATGCCCCGGTAAGGCGCGACCATGCGCTCCTTGTACGCCTGCGCCGCCGCCTCCGGGTCGATGTTGAGGGCGAACAGATTTGGCACATCCTCTACCAGCGTCGGGTTCGGGCCGAGCGGGGTTCCCAGCACCTCGTCGAGGTTGGAGGCCGGATCGGTGCTGACGATCAGCACCCGCCGCCCGGCCTCGGCGAGGGCGAGACCGGTGGCACAGGAGAGCGAGGTTTTTCCCACGCCGCCCTTGCCGGTAAAGAACGCGTAACGGGTCGCAATCTCGGGAAGCGGCACGGGAATCTCCTTCAGCAACAGCCGGAGGTGGGAGAACAGCAGCGCGACGCGGCGGCGGGAGCCGCTTCGATGCCGAGCTTGCGGGCGAGTTGGTCGCGCGAAAGATAGCCGCCGGTGGCGATCACCTTGCCGTCGAGCACGAGCACCGGCAGGCGGTCGATGCCCGCCTCCATCTCCTTGACCACCGCGGGATTGGCGGCGAACGCCTGCGGTTCCTGGCCGAGGTTGTAGCGCCGCACCTCGACGCCGCGCTCCGCCAGCCACTTGAGATCGGCGGCGAAGGCCACCAGCGCCGGATCGACGTCGGGACCGCAGACGCCGGACGAACAACACATCGCGGGATCGTAGACTTCGAGCTTCATGGGAGTCTCCTGGTTTCGGACGCAGGGGTCCGGTGTTCAACGGCAGGCGACGCGGCGCCCGTCGGCTCGATGCCCGCATGACGGATCAGGGCGAGCATGTCGCGCGAAGTGCCGCATTCCGCGGTTGTGATAGATCCCACGCTCATCAAACGCGATCCGCCGATGCCTTCATGGTCGCGCCGTCGAGTTGGCCGATGTCGCGCAGGCGGTTGCCGAGCGCGAGGCGGTCGACCTTTTCGATCGGCAGCGCGAGAAACACCGAGATGCGGTTCTTCAGGTAGCGGAACGCGGTGACGAAGGCGGCTTCCTTCTGGAGCTCGGCGCCTTCCGCCTGCGCCGGGTCCTCGATGCCCCAGTGGGCGGTCAGCGGATGGCCGGGCCAGATCGGGCAGATCTCCCCGGCGGCGTTGTCGCAAACGGTGAAGACGAAATCCATCTGCGGCGCATCGGCGCCGGAGAATTCGTCCCAGCTTTTCGAGCGCAGATCGTCGGTGGGGTAGCCCAGTTCGCCCAGCACTTTGCGCGCAAGCGGGTGAACGTCGCCTTTGGGGTGGCTCCCGGCGGAAAACGCCCGGAAGCGCCCCTCGCCGTCCATCCGCAGGATGCTTTCGGCGAGGATCGAGCGGACGGAGTTGCCGGTGCAGAGGAACAGCACGTTGTAAACCCGATCGGACATGGGGCCTCCGATCTGTCGTTGCGGCGGAACGGGAAGCGGGAAACCGCAGGTCTCGTAGCGCCCCTGGCAACAGGCGTTGACCATGAAGCCCACGAGGCTCTGGATGTTGTCCATCCGCGCCCGGTAGATGATCGTCCGCCCCTGCCGCTCGGCCATCACCAGCCCGGCACGCGCCAGCACGCCGAGGTGGGAGGAGAGCGTATTGGCGGGCACGTCGAGGCGTCGCGCGATCTCGCCGGAGGGGAGGCCATCCGGTTCGTAGGCGACGAGCAGGCGGAAGACGTCGAGACGGGTGGTCTGCGACAGGGCGGCGAATGCGGCGAGGGCGATGCGTTGTTCCATATTTCAACGATAATTGAATTATGGAATTGGACAAGCGAAAAATTCCGATGCCCGTCCCCTTTCGGGTGCCGTAGACCCGGTGCCGTAAGACCGTATGAGTGCGGAACGAGCCCGAAGGGCCGGAAGCGGAACGGCTCTTTCTCGTCAGACATGACGAATTGCGGACAGCTGCCTGCAGACTACCGCGGAAACGGGCTGAAGGAGGCCAACCAGAACCTATGCAAGGGTGGATTTTCGCATCGATCCTGTGCCGAAACCTCCTTCTTGAGCGGCATCTCCGTTCGCCGGATCGG of uncultured Alphaproteobacteria bacterium contains these proteins:
- the arsA gene encoding Arsenical pump-driving ATPase: MLKEIPVPLPEIATRYAFFTGKGGVGKTSLSCATGLALAEAGRRVLIVSTDPASNLDEVLGTPLGPNPTLVEDVPNLFALNIDPEAAAQAYKERMVAPYRGILPSAAIASMEEQFSGACTVEIAAFDEFAKLLGAPQATEGFDHVIFDTAPTGHTLRLLTLPSAWSGFIASSTGGASCLGPLAGLDAQRALYAATVAHLADPAMTTVVLVARPDRPALREAERTRGELADLGVRNLHLAVNGVFAAARPGDAIADAMTRRAAHALAEMPAGLAGLPRTETPLIPQGTVGLDGLRAVACGVIGAAEGPAPLPSPLPTGSLDALIDEIANAGRGVVMTMGKGGVGKTTIAAKIAVELARRGYKATLTTTDPAAHVAYSVSEPVPGLEITRVDPEREVGLYREEVLRKAGSGLDAAGRAMLEEDLRSPCTEEIAVFRAFARTVDQGKDRFVVVDTAPTGHTILLLDAAESYHREVLRTQADMPEAVRNLLPRLRDPEFTRAIIVTLPESTPVHEAERLQGDLARAEIAPFAWVINQSLLASGTADPLLKQRGGYEASFIAKVTDDLAQRAALIPWRADEA
- the arsD gene encoding Arsenical resistance operon trans-acting repressor ArsD, which produces MKLEVYDPAMCCSSGVCGPDVDPALVAFAADLKWLAERGVEVRRYNLGQEPQAFAANPAVVKEMEAGIDRLPVLVLDGKVIATGGYLSRDQLARKLGIEAAPAAASRCCSPTSGCC
- a CDS encoding Transcriptional regulator, ArsR family, with amino-acid sequence MEQRIALAAFAALSQTTRLDVFRLLVAYEPDGLPSGEIARRLDVPANTLSSHLGVLARAGLVMAERQGRTIIYRARMDNIQSLVGFMVNACCQGRYETCGFPLPVPPQRQIGGPMSDRVYNVLFLCTGNSVRSILAESILRMDGEGRFRAFSAGSHPKGDVHPLARKVLGELGYPTDDLRSKSWDEFSGADAPQMDFVFTVCDNAAGEICPIWPGHPLTAHWGIEDPAQAEGAELQKEAAFVTAFRYLKNRISVFLALPIEKVDRLALGNRLRDIGQLDGATMKASADRV